One Nicotiana tomentosiformis chromosome 1, ASM39032v3, whole genome shotgun sequence genomic window, GCTCCTGCTACATGTCAGGCGGGGGATGAGCACAGAATCGCGCTGCCTGTACCCTGGAGCAgtgggtccaggttgaccaggtcccTGAGGTCATGCATGTGTAGCCGGTAGACCCAGTTaagcctgaggttagggcagcagcttctgaggagGAGTAGATCAGGCTCAAGAGGTACCACCCTCTTATTTTCAGtggcccagggttttcttgagaagtgccaccgcatcctccgtactatgggtattgcggagtctagtggggttgttttcactacgttccagcttaggggagcggcttatcagtggtggcgagaaTATGAGTTGGGTAAtccggccgaggcagcttcactcacttggactcagttctcggatatattcttgagggagtatgttccccagagtttcagagatgcatggcgagcagagtttgagcagttgcgccagggttctatgactgtgtcggagtatgcggtTAGGTTCAATGATTTGGCtgggcatgcaccagccttggttgctattgTTAAAGAGTgggtccgtcgatttatcgatgggctcaaccccagtatcagatttagcatggcccgagagttggagatggacatcgcataccagcaggtagtaggAATATCTAGGAGATGGGAGGGTatgttgactcgggagagagcggagagggagtccaagaggtctcgagagtctagcacatatagtggtactcaTGCCCCAGCTACAGCTCATCATGGTAGGGTCTATGTGAGTCGCCCTATTCATTCCGAACTTCCAGCTTCCAGTAGTATTCCAGCCACTCCTAGGCCTTaggatccctattatgcaccgccattatctagtgcacctcctgcactaGGTGATTTCAGCTGTCAGTCTAGCCGATCAGGCCCCAGCCAACCTTAGCAGCCACGTCCTCaaagagcttattttgagtgtggtgacactcgttatatggtgagggattgcctagactcaggaggggtgcacctccacagactactcaggctccgcgTATTCCAtcgggccctcaggcttctcagtccATGGTCACTGCACCAACTGCCACCCTActtgcacagccagctagaggtggagttcAGGAAGGTAGAGTGGGAGGCCATGTAAGATATTATgttcttcctgctaggacggaggcaattGTATCCGGCTCTGTCATGacaggtattgtttcggtctgtcatagagatgcatcagtcttatttgattcaggctccaattattcatatgtgtcatattattttgctctgtatttgggagtatcccatgattctttgtTCTGCTTCCTGTTGGCCCTCTCCTCCTGATAAATCCTCTCAAGATCCATTGCTAGATCTACAAAGTTAGTAAAGGTAGTGTTTTTTCTCCCACTAGCTGTATCTTTTCTGATTCCCGGAATCAAGCCACGAGCAAAGCGATCAATCTTCTCATCCTCAGTGGGGATAAGGTGGGGAGCATAACGGGATAACTTCTCAAATTTGATATAATTCTCTAAGACGGTCATGGTATCTTTCTTTAAGGTCTCAAACAATATTGCAAGGGCGGCTCTCACTCCCGGTGTTAATCACTTCTTAATGAAGATCTTCTTAAACTCCGCCCAAATCATTGGAGGTGCATCCTCCGGTCGACTTTTCTCTACCCCTTTGATCCAAAGGTCAGCAATGTCTTTCAACCAGTAGGTTGCCAACCGAACCACCCGGTAGTCTTTAACTCCAGCAAAGTAGTAGCCTTCTCAACTTCCTCCAAGAAATCCTGAGGGTCTCTAGTAAGATGTGTACCAGTGAAAACTGGAGGCTCAAGTCTTACAAATTTCATGGCCAACTGCGCCATGTCCTCAACCATTGGTGCTCTCATCCCTCCTTGTTGGAGTGCATGAATACCCACTTGAAGGTTCTGTTGAGTTTGCATAGCCATGAGGTCAACAAAAGTATCCATAGCCTTTCTAATATCAGTGAGGGTCTTCTCCAAGTGATTTGGTTCTTGAGGTAGGACATGTGCCTCGTTAACTTCTTCCTCGAGCTCCTGGGCCAACATTGGAGCCATTGGAACTGGCACAGTCCGTGCTCTTGCAACCTTCGGAGGTCGTCC contains:
- the LOC138891638 gene encoding uncharacterized protein, with the protein product MGIAESSGVVFTTFQLRGAAYQWWREYELGNPAEAASLTWTQFSDIFLREYVPQSFRDAWRAEFEQLRQGSMTVSEYAVRFNDLAGHAPALVAIVKEWVRRFIDGLNPSIRFSMARELEMDIAYQQVVGISRRWEGMLTRERAERESKRSRESSTYSGTHAPATAHHGRVYVSRPIHSELPASSSIPATPRP